In one Verrucomicrobiales bacterium genomic region, the following are encoded:
- a CDS encoding glycine cleavage system protein H, with the protein MEQHRPATLFYKKSHFVAHLPIDYQYTPSHAWISRQPGGILRVGLTKFATRMLGELVDHGFEPGVNSPVTSGQIIGWVEGFKAISDLYCTADGAFRGGNPQLKDDLELLGRDPFAQGWLYEVQGTPDPRCFDVHAYVALLDKTIDKILEKQSGEEIV; encoded by the coding sequence ATGGAACAGCATAGGCCCGCCACCCTTTTTTACAAGAAGTCGCATTTTGTGGCCCATTTGCCAATAGACTACCAGTATACGCCGTCGCACGCCTGGATTTCGCGGCAGCCAGGCGGCATTCTGCGGGTTGGGTTGACTAAGTTCGCCACCCGCATGCTCGGCGAACTGGTGGATCATGGATTCGAACCCGGGGTTAATTCCCCGGTGACGAGTGGTCAGATCATCGGGTGGGTGGAAGGGTTCAAAGCCATCTCCGACCTCTACTGCACGGCCGATGGAGCCTTCCGCGGCGGTAACCCCCAACTCAAGGATGATCTTGAGCTGTTGGGGAGGGACCCCTTCGCTCAGGGGTGGCTTTACGAAGTCCAAGGAACTCCCGACCCTCGGTGCTTCGATGTTCACGCCTACGTGGCCCTGTTGGACAAGACCATCGATAAAATACTCGAAAAACAGTCGGGGGAGGAAATTGTATGA
- a CDS encoding sugar phosphate isomerase/epimerase encodes MAQTIFHPSVEGAQHGAKSLADFLAYAKKSGAAGAQPSNYMLQSPKGGFQSAKEIRNAFAKAKLSLDGVSAHCAFWVHTTAWTGSPTIRPFIPADVAKKSPEAIESWAEDYTLRLLDLCAELGVKIVPMFWGVAHGWETATGYPWGFFAGPGYDLVQEGNDRFVKKTAKLRRHANSLGIYLAHEIHPGTAAMCADDFNSLVRACDGDKCLGVNADPSHCWEGEDWETRFRKVADRIYACHVKNFVIRKGVPLRAMEPSWPKRAMQFVDIPSGDLNMVRYVEMLIDVGYPQRYCQINGKKSAPLIVEAESAYRDLDATSANGIQYVRDHLCFPVAAGSFEDGMGA; translated from the coding sequence ATGGCCCAAACCATTTTTCATCCCAGTGTGGAAGGCGCTCAACACGGCGCCAAGAGTCTTGCTGACTTTCTCGCTTACGCGAAGAAATCCGGAGCCGCGGGGGCCCAGCCCTCGAACTACATGCTCCAGAGCCCCAAGGGGGGCTTTCAGTCGGCGAAAGAGATCCGTAACGCCTTTGCCAAGGCCAAGCTGAGCTTGGACGGTGTTTCGGCCCACTGCGCATTCTGGGTCCATACGACGGCCTGGACTGGCTCTCCCACCATCCGCCCGTTCATCCCGGCAGATGTCGCCAAAAAATCGCCCGAAGCCATTGAGTCCTGGGCTGAGGACTACACTCTGCGGCTGCTCGATCTGTGCGCGGAGCTTGGTGTCAAAATCGTCCCGATGTTTTGGGGCGTGGCTCACGGATGGGAGACTGCCACGGGGTATCCCTGGGGTTTCTTCGCCGGGCCGGGTTATGATCTGGTTCAGGAGGGCAATGACCGGTTCGTCAAAAAGACCGCCAAGCTGCGTCGCCATGCCAACTCTCTCGGAATCTATCTGGCTCATGAGATTCACCCGGGAACTGCCGCGATGTGCGCCGATGACTTCAACTCGCTCGTTCGCGCGTGCGATGGCGACAAGTGCCTGGGTGTGAACGCCGATCCGTCACATTGCTGGGAGGGTGAAGATTGGGAAACCCGCTTCCGCAAGGTGGCGGACCGAATCTACGCGTGTCACGTGAAGAATTTCGTCATCCGCAAAGGAGTGCCGCTGCGCGCCATGGAACCCAGCTGGCCGAAGCGGGCAATGCAGTTTGTGGACATTCCGAGCGGCGATCTCAACATGGTTCGCTATGTCGAGATGCTGATCGATGTCGGCTATCCGCAGCGCTATTGCCAGATCAACGGCAAGAAATCGGCTCCGTTGATCGTTGAAGCGGAAAGCGCCTATCGCGATCTGGACGCCACCAGCGCCAACGGTATCCAATACGTCCGCGATCACCTGTGCTTCCCCGTAGCTGCTGGTTCGTTCGAAGACGGCATGGGGGCCTAA
- a CDS encoding alpha/beta hydrolase, which yields MSRGLLGLGSLLLVALLGLSSTSQAQLSRDRVSEYLSPEGKVRQARTAAEWETRRTSIHVSMQAIMGAFPGHSNRCPLEIIQEAETHLGTYVRRQISYQILPGVRVPAYLLVPKSVLTDGRKTQGVLTLHQTHPEGRKVVVGLGNSPDDEYAVELVKRGYVCLAPPYPMLADYWPDVKKLGFDSGTMMAIWINSRGLDLLCTLPFVETNRFGCIGHSLGGHNGIYTAAFDSRIAAVVSSCGLDSYRDYYDGDPANWQPERGWCQTRYMPRLAGYHGRLHELPFDFPEVLAAIAPRRIFINAPTGDSNFRWRSVDRVVKSANEVFALFPGAVPIRVEHPDSPHRFPPEVREEAYRVLDLVLRPSR from the coding sequence ATGAGCCGCGGGCTCCTGGGGCTGGGATCCCTTTTGCTGGTTGCGCTGCTCGGACTATCATCGACCTCGCAAGCTCAACTCAGTCGCGATCGTGTGAGCGAATACCTGAGCCCCGAGGGGAAGGTGCGCCAAGCCCGCACCGCCGCCGAATGGGAAACGCGACGGACTTCCATTCACGTCTCGATGCAGGCCATCATGGGGGCCTTCCCCGGACACAGCAACCGCTGCCCACTAGAAATCATTCAGGAAGCCGAGACCCATTTAGGGACCTACGTACGACGTCAGATCAGCTATCAGATCCTGCCCGGCGTCCGAGTGCCCGCCTACCTGCTGGTTCCCAAGTCCGTGCTGACGGACGGGCGAAAGACCCAAGGCGTTCTGACGCTGCATCAAACGCATCCCGAAGGGCGGAAAGTCGTGGTTGGCTTGGGAAACAGCCCGGATGATGAATACGCGGTCGAACTCGTCAAACGCGGCTATGTGTGCCTGGCCCCGCCCTACCCCATGCTGGCTGACTATTGGCCTGATGTCAAAAAGCTCGGTTTTGACAGTGGCACCATGATGGCCATCTGGATCAATAGCCGAGGCCTGGATCTCCTCTGCACGCTTCCGTTCGTCGAGACCAACCGATTCGGTTGCATTGGACACTCCCTGGGCGGACACAACGGAATCTACACAGCAGCGTTCGATTCTCGTATCGCAGCGGTGGTATCCAGTTGTGGCCTGGATAGCTACCGCGATTACTATGACGGCGATCCTGCGAACTGGCAGCCGGAACGAGGGTGGTGTCAAACCCGGTACATGCCACGGCTAGCCGGTTATCATGGCCGGTTGCACGAGCTCCCCTTCGATTTTCCAGAGGTGCTGGCGGCGATCGCGCCGCGACGGATCTTTATCAACGCACCAACCGGAGATTCGAACTTTCGGTGGCGAAGCGTGGATCGCGTCGTAAAGTCCGCCAATGAAGTCTTCGCTCTCTTCCCGGGAGCGGTCCCGATCCGAGTCGAACATCCTGACTCACCCCATCGATTTCCTCCCGAGGTGCGCGAGGAGGCCTATAGAGTCCTGGATCTAGTCTTGCGACCGTCGCGTTAA
- a CDS encoding VCBS repeat-containing protein: MPGLPHYCSVGWLLLMALAGPMVAAQSPAWVVDGAVRRVSVTPDQPGVPGFEVLGSDRTGVNFTNRLADLSAGYNQVRMNGSGVALGDIDGDGWCDVYLCGLESPNRLFRNLSDWRFADITHESGVECLGQYSTGAAFADFDGDGDLDLLVNSIEQGTRLFFNNGKGSFTEKSPPVMRRPSGSMSAAIGDLDGDSDLDLYVVNYRTNTIRSTGFSMIVSGKGQIRPEYRGQYEVSPEGRLLENGEPDAFYLNDGQGNFELVSWTDGRFVDEDGRALAAPPRDWGLSAFIHDFDEDGTPDLYVCNDFWSPDRLWLNDGTGRFRAAPRLMLRHTSNYSMGIDVADIDRDGRDDFLVLDMLSIDPRQRARQRAALGLTANDPYKIDSRPQIERNTLFWNRGDGTYAEVAQQAGLQASGWSWGAAFLDVDLDGYEDLLITNGHLFDMLDDDIGLRMAAAPRRPLAERLLVAPRLNVPNVAFRNRGDRTFEEVGSRWGFDTVGVSHGLALADLDHDGDLDVVINHLNAPAGLYRNRASGSRVGVRLRGSAPNTQGVGAKLTLRGGNIPQSQTVICGGRYLSSDDGLRVFAAGASSNQFRLEIRWPDGAVSVTEGLRGNHVYEIQEALVVKQKERPLSAPPNPEPWFADTSSLLNHSHHENAFDDLARQPVLSRRLDTSGPGVSWIDWDGDGWDDLWIAGAGGGAPGLLHNKGQAGFVALTQAATSLAGGTDQTGLVGWRPSDPAGCLLLGLSPYERSSNAPSHLFQFNPKRSTLEAVPNGDAAAPGPMAMADVNGDGQLDLFVGGGAIPAEYPRAVTSRLMFRDGASWRADTNSVAGSRPVGIVNGAVFGDLDGDGDPDLVLAVEWGTIQVWMNEGGHLVQRTQQWGLDRYAGWWNGVTTADFDGDGRLDLAASNWGRNTPYQPFVSSGIQVFYGDISGRGGFESWESITDPARNTLMPWRDRKTLFRVMPWLQERFASAEAFAQATLAEIAGEGLARAPKVGVTWLDSTVFLNRGDHFEAVRLPWEAQTAPAFGICAADFDGDGNDDLFLAQNFFGVESTVARYDGGRGLILKGNGSGGFSALTSSVSGIRVDGEQRGAAISDYDADGRLDLAVGQNNAPARLFRNRAGKPGLRVRLEGNQDNPLGFGCSVRPRYGERLGPIRELCAGSGFRSMDSSVLVLARPGPEPLTGLRVRWPGKPAQDVMIPSAADEVVVDSRGSVKVVR; encoded by the coding sequence ATGCCCGGACTCCCTCACTACTGCTCCGTAGGCTGGCTCTTGTTGATGGCGCTTGCTGGTCCGATGGTCGCCGCCCAGTCCCCCGCCTGGGTGGTGGACGGAGCAGTGCGCCGGGTTTCAGTGACTCCCGACCAGCCCGGCGTTCCAGGGTTCGAGGTGCTTGGCTCTGATCGCACGGGGGTGAACTTCACGAATCGATTGGCTGATCTGTCCGCAGGCTACAACCAAGTTCGAATGAATGGGTCCGGGGTTGCCTTGGGCGATATCGATGGTGATGGCTGGTGTGATGTCTACCTGTGCGGTTTGGAGTCGCCCAACCGGCTTTTCCGCAACTTGAGCGACTGGCGATTCGCCGACATCACTCATGAATCCGGAGTGGAGTGCCTGGGACAGTATTCCACAGGCGCCGCATTCGCGGACTTCGACGGCGACGGCGACCTCGATCTCCTGGTCAACAGCATCGAGCAAGGCACCCGGCTCTTCTTCAACAACGGCAAGGGAAGCTTTACCGAGAAGTCCCCGCCTGTCATGCGTCGTCCTTCGGGCAGCATGTCAGCGGCAATCGGGGATCTAGACGGCGATTCGGATCTCGATCTGTATGTGGTCAATTATCGCACCAATACCATTCGCAGTACGGGTTTCAGTATGATCGTAAGTGGCAAGGGGCAGATTCGACCCGAATACCGAGGTCAATATGAAGTGTCGCCCGAGGGGAGACTCTTGGAAAATGGAGAACCGGATGCCTTCTATCTGAACGATGGCCAGGGGAACTTCGAGCTGGTTTCGTGGACGGATGGACGGTTCGTGGATGAGGATGGACGGGCGTTGGCGGCCCCGCCACGGGACTGGGGCCTGTCGGCCTTTATCCATGACTTTGACGAGGATGGCACACCGGATTTGTACGTGTGCAACGACTTTTGGAGTCCGGATCGACTCTGGTTGAATGACGGCACAGGGAGGTTTCGGGCGGCTCCGCGCTTGATGCTCCGTCACACGAGCAATTACTCCATGGGGATTGATGTGGCCGACATCGATCGCGACGGACGGGATGATTTCCTCGTGTTGGATATGCTGAGCATCGATCCACGGCAGCGAGCCCGGCAACGCGCGGCACTGGGCCTTACCGCCAACGATCCCTACAAAATCGACTCTCGGCCGCAGATCGAACGCAATACTTTGTTCTGGAATCGGGGCGACGGCACCTATGCGGAAGTGGCTCAACAGGCCGGTTTACAGGCGTCGGGATGGTCGTGGGGCGCAGCGTTTCTGGATGTCGACCTGGACGGATACGAGGATCTGCTGATCACGAACGGTCATCTATTCGACATGCTCGACGACGATATTGGCTTGCGGATGGCTGCTGCACCTCGACGACCTCTGGCGGAGCGGTTGCTGGTCGCCCCTCGGCTGAATGTGCCGAATGTGGCCTTCAGAAACCGGGGAGATCGCACCTTTGAGGAAGTAGGCTCTCGGTGGGGGTTTGACACGGTCGGGGTCTCGCATGGCTTGGCACTGGCTGATTTGGATCACGACGGAGACTTGGATGTGGTGATCAATCATCTCAACGCCCCGGCTGGCCTCTATCGGAACCGCGCCTCGGGCTCCCGGGTGGGAGTGCGGCTCCGGGGCAGCGCGCCCAACACCCAGGGTGTGGGCGCGAAGCTCACGCTCAGGGGAGGCAATATACCCCAGAGTCAGACGGTGATTTGCGGAGGACGTTATCTGTCGTCTGATGATGGGCTCCGAGTATTCGCCGCAGGAGCCTCATCGAATCAGTTCAGGTTGGAAATCCGTTGGCCAGACGGAGCAGTGAGCGTGACGGAGGGGTTGCGCGGGAATCACGTCTATGAGATTCAGGAGGCCTTGGTGGTTAAACAAAAGGAGCGTCCTCTCAGTGCGCCTCCGAATCCAGAGCCCTGGTTCGCGGATACTTCCAGCCTGTTGAACCATTCCCATCACGAGAATGCGTTCGATGACCTGGCACGCCAACCGGTGCTCTCGCGGCGTTTGGATACGTCTGGTCCCGGTGTAAGCTGGATTGATTGGGATGGCGATGGGTGGGATGACCTGTGGATCGCCGGTGCTGGGGGGGGCGCTCCCGGCCTGCTGCACAATAAAGGGCAGGCTGGCTTTGTGGCACTCACTCAGGCGGCTACCAGTCTCGCGGGGGGCACCGACCAGACGGGTTTAGTGGGGTGGCGCCCCAGCGATCCGGCGGGTTGCCTCTTGCTCGGCCTCTCACCCTACGAACGAAGCAGCAACGCCCCGAGTCATCTGTTCCAGTTCAATCCCAAACGAAGCACCCTGGAGGCAGTCCCTAACGGCGATGCCGCTGCGCCGGGACCGATGGCGATGGCTGATGTCAATGGCGACGGTCAACTGGATCTTTTCGTCGGCGGGGGCGCAATACCCGCGGAGTATCCACGCGCGGTCACTTCTCGTTTGATGTTCCGCGATGGAGCGAGCTGGCGTGCCGACACGAACTCGGTTGCGGGCTCAAGACCGGTGGGGATTGTCAACGGTGCCGTGTTCGGAGATCTCGATGGCGACGGAGACCCCGATCTCGTGCTGGCAGTGGAGTGGGGAACCATCCAGGTGTGGATGAACGAGGGGGGGCATCTCGTCCAGCGAACTCAGCAATGGGGACTCGATCGTTATGCGGGGTGGTGGAATGGTGTGACGACCGCAGACTTTGATGGAGACGGACGGCTGGACCTGGCGGCTTCTAACTGGGGACGCAATACCCCTTATCAACCGTTTGTGAGTTCAGGGATCCAGGTTTTTTACGGGGACATTTCGGGCCGTGGAGGGTTCGAGTCCTGGGAGTCGATCACCGATCCGGCGCGCAACACGCTGATGCCATGGCGAGATCGCAAAACGCTCTTTCGTGTGATGCCCTGGTTGCAGGAACGGTTTGCGTCGGCCGAGGCCTTTGCTCAAGCGACCCTGGCAGAGATCGCGGGTGAAGGATTGGCGCGGGCCCCGAAGGTTGGGGTGACTTGGCTCGACTCGACGGTTTTCCTCAATCGGGGAGATCATTTCGAAGCGGTCCGGTTGCCCTGGGAGGCGCAGACCGCTCCGGCCTTTGGAATTTGTGCCGCTGACTTTGATGGGGATGGAAACGATGACCTGTTTTTAGCGCAGAACTTCTTCGGTGTGGAAAGCACCGTGGCGCGCTACGACGGGGGGCGGGGGCTCATTCTCAAAGGCAATGGGTCTGGAGGTTTCTCCGCACTTACCTCGAGCGTCAGCGGGATCCGCGTGGACGGGGAGCAGCGCGGCGCTGCCATTTCGGACTATGACGCGGATGGGCGTCTCGATTTGGCTGTTGGCCAGAACAACGCGCCGGCCAGGCTGTTCCGGAATCGCGCCGGAAAGCCCGGGCTGCGGGTTCGTTTGGAGGGAAACCAAGACAATCCTCTGGGCTTTGGATGCTCGGTCCGACCGCGCTATGGAGAGCGGCTCGGCCCCATCCGAGAGCTGTGTGCCGGGTCGGGATTCCGGTCGATGGATAGTTCGGTCCTCGTGCTGGCTCGTCCGGGGCCAGAACCGCTGACCGGACTCCGGGTGCGGTGGCCTGGAAAGCCGGCACAGGATGTGATGATCCCCTCCGCTGCTGACGAAGTTGTGGTGGATTCTCGGGGAAGTGTCAAAGTGGTCCGTTAA
- a CDS encoding fatty acid desaturase: protein MFPRIPWKDVCWTNSTFLISTLVLTLTAVPWYLWRFGLSWFQGILFLLFFIATGLSITLGYHRLFSHFSFRASWPVKLFTLLFGAAAFENSALSWSADHRRHHKFVDDEGDPYNINKGFFHAHMGWIMFKVRTATVENVPDLLRDRLVMWQHNNYVSIAVGVSFLLPALIGYAWGGWQVALGSLLIAGVARVVFVQHMTFFINSLCHTLGNRPYSSRCTARDSALMAVFTFGEGYHNFHHEFQYDYRNGVKPWQFDPTKWSIWLLEKVGLAAQLRRVPTERIMLAEIAEKQRQMDQRLAEGKFTLPAQWGVRLQTAQQQLHHAVEIWEQKKTEYTRCMEQKWEESRQKVAALKQEMELASERLRTAIEHWQEEHRLAQAALV, encoded by the coding sequence ATGTTTCCCCGGATTCCTTGGAAAGACGTCTGTTGGACCAACAGCACCTTTCTAATTTCCACCCTAGTGTTAACCCTCACCGCGGTGCCCTGGTATCTCTGGCGCTTCGGATTGAGCTGGTTTCAGGGCATCCTGTTTTTGCTGTTCTTCATTGCCACTGGTTTGAGCATCACGTTGGGCTATCATCGGTTGTTCTCCCACTTCAGTTTTCGTGCGTCCTGGCCGGTGAAGCTATTCACTCTGCTCTTCGGAGCGGCCGCGTTTGAGAACTCGGCTTTGTCCTGGTCGGCCGACCATCGTCGGCATCATAAATTTGTGGACGACGAGGGTGATCCCTACAACATCAACAAGGGCTTCTTCCATGCCCACATGGGTTGGATCATGTTCAAGGTTCGCACCGCCACCGTCGAAAACGTGCCTGATTTGTTGCGCGATCGATTGGTGATGTGGCAGCACAATAACTATGTGAGCATTGCGGTGGGAGTCAGCTTCTTGTTACCCGCCTTGATCGGTTACGCCTGGGGCGGCTGGCAGGTGGCGCTTGGGTCCCTCCTCATCGCGGGCGTGGCTCGGGTTGTCTTTGTGCAACACATGACCTTTTTCATCAACTCGCTGTGTCACACCCTGGGAAACAGGCCCTATTCCAGTCGTTGCACCGCCCGCGACAGCGCCCTGATGGCCGTGTTTACGTTCGGTGAGGGATATCACAATTTCCATCACGAGTTCCAATACGACTACCGCAACGGGGTCAAACCCTGGCAATTCGATCCCACCAAGTGGAGCATCTGGCTCCTGGAGAAAGTGGGCCTGGCAGCGCAGTTGAGGCGCGTTCCGACCGAGCGCATCATGCTGGCGGAAATCGCGGAGAAGCAACGTCAGATGGATCAGCGTCTGGCCGAGGGTAAATTCACCCTGCCGGCACAGTGGGGTGTTCGACTGCAAACCGCGCAGCAGCAATTGCATCACGCGGTGGAAATCTGGGAACAGAAGAAGACGGAATACACCCGTTGTATGGAGCAAAAGTGGGAGGAGTCACGGCAGAAGGTGGCGGCGCTGAAGCAAGAGATGGAGCTGGCCAGCGAACGCCTTCGAACCGCCATCGAGCATTGGCAGGAAGAGCACCGGTTGGCTCAGGCAGCTTTGGTGTAG
- a CDS encoding cobalamin biosynthesis protein P47K translates to MTAPPPSAAIKARYIMIGGFLGAGKTTAVLRLARHLHGQRLRVGLITNDQGSHLVDTNLLTSHGFPVEEIAGGCFCCRFNSLTDAARNLSQHHRPDVFIAEPVGSCTDLVATVTYPLRRLYGDNFSIAPLTVLLDPVRALRLFGKEPGGRFSEKVAYIYRKQLEEADLLAINKIDLLTPERREVLLTELGANYPEKRVLCLSARTGEGVDAWFSELTSETQKPRPRLSIDYDIYAEGEALLGWLNATLHLSAAEPFDGNEFLRSYTSALQAQLARQGAEIAHLKMTLDAVGGLGDIAVVNLVRNDFVPELSQQAADPMEAAEVILNLRAEGSPELLQSAVQAALDEVRDSHPKLQVTTDHLEHFRPGRPVPTHRNG, encoded by the coding sequence ATCACCGCGCCACCGCCCTCCGCAGCCATCAAAGCCCGTTACATCATGATCGGAGGCTTTCTGGGGGCCGGGAAAACCACCGCAGTCCTCCGCCTCGCTCGGCACTTGCACGGGCAACGCCTCAGGGTTGGCCTCATCACCAACGATCAGGGGTCTCATCTGGTGGACACGAATCTCCTGACCTCCCATGGCTTTCCGGTGGAAGAAATCGCCGGCGGATGCTTCTGCTGCCGGTTCAACAGCTTAACCGACGCCGCCCGAAACCTATCCCAGCACCATCGACCCGATGTCTTCATCGCGGAGCCAGTGGGCAGTTGCACGGACTTGGTGGCCACGGTGACATACCCCCTCCGACGCCTTTACGGCGACAATTTTTCCATCGCCCCGCTCACCGTGCTGTTGGATCCGGTGCGGGCGCTGCGGCTGTTTGGCAAGGAACCCGGAGGCCGTTTCTCAGAGAAGGTCGCCTACATCTATCGAAAGCAGCTTGAGGAGGCGGACCTACTCGCCATCAACAAAATCGACCTGCTCACTCCTGAACGGCGGGAGGTTCTACTGACCGAACTCGGTGCGAACTATCCCGAGAAACGCGTTCTGTGCCTGTCGGCCCGTACCGGCGAGGGAGTTGATGCCTGGTTCTCCGAGCTGACCTCGGAGACACAGAAACCCAGGCCCCGCCTGTCGATCGATTATGACATTTACGCGGAGGGTGAGGCACTGCTGGGCTGGCTGAACGCGACGCTCCACCTCTCGGCCGCCGAGCCCTTTGACGGCAACGAATTTCTGAGGAGCTACACCTCGGCCTTACAGGCCCAGCTAGCCAGACAGGGAGCCGAGATCGCTCACCTGAAAATGACGCTGGATGCGGTCGGTGGTCTTGGCGACATCGCGGTCGTCAACTTGGTCCGAAATGACTTCGTCCCCGAGCTGTCCCAGCAGGCAGCCGATCCCATGGAGGCGGCCGAGGTCATTCTGAATCTACGCGCTGAGGGCAGTCCCGAGTTGCTCCAGAGCGCAGTGCAGGCCGCCTTGGACGAGGTCCGCGACTCCCATCCCAAGCTGCAGGTCACTACGGATCACCTGGAGCATTTCCGCCCTGGGCGTCCTGTGCCTACGCATCGGAACGGGTAG
- a CDS encoding DUF1328 domain-containing protein, which yields MLRYALVFLLVAIVAGVLGFGGIAGTAAWIAKLCFLVFLVFAILAFLKKAT from the coding sequence ATGCTCCGCTACGCTTTGGTGTTCTTGCTGGTCGCGATCGTGGCGGGTGTACTGGGCTTCGGAGGAATCGCAGGCACGGCAGCCTGGATTGCGAAGCTTTGCTTCCTCGTTTTCCTCGTCTTCGCCATCCTCGCGTTCCTCAAGAAAGCTACATGA